In Borreliella burgdorferi B31, the sequence AAACTGATACAAACATAGATCATAATTACATTAATACTTTTAGTAAAGTAATAGATTTTTTCTACAAAACATATATAAGCACACTAAAATCTATGGAAACAGCTGAGTCAACTAAAATATTTGAAGAAATACAAGACATTTTAAAATACAACATTGAGATAATAGAGGCTATCTCTACTGATAAAAGCAAAAGAATTATCACTTCACTTAAAGCAACACGTAACAAAATCATGAAAGAATATATCAAAATACTTAAAAGAGGTGAAAATGCTTAAAAGATTGCATTGTCTACTAATTGCTTTGCTACTATGTTGCACCACTATTGCCAACCTACCAGAAGAGCCAAAACCGCCAATTATTCCAACACTAAAATCTTTAGCTAAATATGAAACA encodes:
- a CDS encoding BlyB family putative holin accessory protein; translation: MQNNTIGLGLNLLSSLTNIAKTDTNIDHNYINTFSKVIDFFYKTYISTLKSMETAESTKIFEEIQDILKYNIEIIEAISTDKSKRIITSLKATRNKIMKEYIKILKRGENA